In Triticum aestivum cultivar Chinese Spring chromosome 5B, IWGSC CS RefSeq v2.1, whole genome shotgun sequence, the following proteins share a genomic window:
- the LOC123112988 gene encoding probable cytokinin riboside 5'-monophosphate phosphoribohydrolase LOGL9 codes for MQGGGGCGMGETAAAAVPAKNHSGGVGEGAGVEVEEGPRFRRVCVFCGSSSGKRSSYRDAAVELAKELVARGMDLVYGGGSLGLMGEVSEAVHKGGGHVIGVIPTTLMGKEITGETVGEVVAVSGMHERKAAMARNADAFIALPGGYGTLDELLEVITWAQLGIHTKPVGLLNVDGYYDFLLAFIDKAVDDGFIRPSQRHIFVSAPDARDLVHKLEEYAAVEEEDPAAPKLRWEIGQVGYNATLHAGIAR; via the exons ATGcagggcggcggtggctgcgggaTGGGGgagaccgcggcggcggcggtgccggcCAAGAACCACAGCGGCGGTGTTGGTGAGGGCGCCGGCGTGGAGGTGGAGGAGGGGCCTCGTTTCCGGCGGGTGTGCGTGTTCTGCGGGAGCAGCTCCGGGAAGCGCAGCAGCTACCGCGACGCCGCCGTCGAGCTCGCCAAGGAGCTG GTTGCTCGTGGGATGGATCTGGTGTACGGCGGGGGCAGCCTGGGGCTCATGGGGGAGGTCTCAGAGGCCGTCCACAAGGGCGGCGGCCACGTCATCGG CGTCATACCTACCACTCTCATGGGCAAGGAG ATCACCGGGGAGACggtgggggaggtggtggcggtgtcAGGGATGCACGAGCGGAAGGCGGCCATGGCGCGCAACGCCGACGCCTTCATCGCACTGCCCGGCGGCTACGGCACCCTGGACGAGCTGCTCGAGGTCATCACCTGGGCGCAGCTCGGCATCCACACCAAACCA GTGGGGCTGCTGAACGTGGATGGGTACTACGACTTCCTGCTGGCCTTCATcgacaaggcggtggacgacggcttcATCCGACCATCCCAGCGCCACATCTTCGTCAGCGCGCCCGACGCCAGGGACCTCGTCCACAAGCTCGAG GAGTacgcggcggtggaggaggaggacccggCGGCGCCCAAGCTGCGGTGGGAGATCGGGCAGGTCGGCTACAACGCCACGCTCCACGCAGGGATCGCCCGCTGA